Proteins encoded within one genomic window of Triticum aestivum cultivar Chinese Spring chromosome 2D, IWGSC CS RefSeq v2.1, whole genome shotgun sequence:
- the LOC123049795 gene encoding histone H4 translates to MSGRGKGGKGLGKGGAKRHRKVLRDNIQGITKPAIRRLARRGGVKRISGLIYEETRGVLKIFLENVIRDAITYTEHARRKTVTAMDVVYALKRQGRTLYGFRG, encoded by the coding sequence ATGTCTGGGCGCGGCAAGGGCGGCAAGGGGCTGGGAAAGGGCGGCGCCAAGCGCCACCGGAAGGTCCTCCGCGACAACATCCAGGGCATCACCAAGCCAGCGATCCGGAGGCTGGCGAGGAGGGGCGGCGTGAAGCGCATATCCggcctcatctacgaggagacccgcggcgtcCTCAAGATCTTCCTCGAGAATGTCATCCGCGACGCCATCACCTACACCGAGCACGCCCGCCGCAAGACCGTCACCGCCATGGATGTCGTCTACGCGCTCAAGCGCCAGGGCCGCACCCTCTACGGCTTCAGAGGCTAG